TCTAAATAACACATCACATAAATATTGCTATACTACTTATATCAGAGAGAGATCGCTATCGCTAAACTCATCACAATCTAATACTAGTGTCGTCATGTAAGCACACctaaccatatatatatatatatatatatatatatattgtagttATAACTATTATTGtgtgtattttatatttatatacatattcatGTATCCATCTATAATAATTTCCTAGAACATATCAAAGTAATTATAAATCCTAATTAGCTAAGAAAGATTGGAGGTTGTTCCATTCATTGAATGTCCCCTTTTCTTTTACAACAATGTTTGATTGTATAGTAATCAATAAATCTTTTGGTcgagaaaaacaaagaaaaaataggaAAATCGATTGGAAATTTTCCAAATAGCTGAAACTGTAAATTTATAGGTGAgtagataataattttaagtGGTAATATTAATATACGATTGTAAGTTTtattattaccaaaaaaaaagtttttttattacaacacTAACACACAAAGACAAAACTGTAAGATAGGGCCTCGTAGTTTCATATTGGGGCTGAGATATTGGcccattaatattttattgaccCAGTTAGGTACGGGGCGTGACGTGgccttttaataaaatattattttactccAGCaatttctccaaaaaaaaaaaagctgtacTCGAGAGCAGAGCACCGCTTAGCTCGATTTTCatattaacaagaaaaaaacgtCAGTGATTTTCATGTTCTTCTTGTTAGACTAATTTGAGGGAAAGTTGTAGAGTCTATGATGATCCACTCATCGATGGAGGTTTCTTCTTTCTCCACTGTACCTCCCAGATTTTGTTACTCATCATCCTCTCTTCCAACAGGTTTCTTCTCCATTTTCACAACTCttagccttttttttttgtttgtttcgaaGAAGACTTTCTTACTTCTACTCTCTTTGTTTCCGATTCATTATTGCAGAAACGTCTCGATTTGGAGGGGTCAAAGTTCACTTACGCGACCAATCTCTTGTTCCTGCTCGATTGAGCATACGAacacgaagaagaagaacaccTAGTAATCTGGTAGTGTAAACGAGTTTGACTCTCTTTGGGCTTTGCTTAATCTTCTTGTTGTAATTGACCCCGATCGTTGCAGGTTTCGTGTAGTCAAAAGAGAGATGTCACTATTGTTGATGGAAGGTAATCCCACTTTAGGACAGCTTATTTTCCGAACTGCTGTTGTGTAATTAAAAAGGGATTCATAAGAGATCGTGTCTTGTTGCTTAATTGAGTAGTTGTTTATCTGCAAGATCAACaagttatattattaaaaaaaaaaactttttttttctttttaaattctGATTTGAAGTTGTATGGATGAGATATATGATAAGTTGGCGGAACGTCTTGTCCCTACATCAGCAGCAATGTTTAGCCCCAATGTTAAGTAAGTTCTCTTCTACACTTCTGAGAAATGTTGTTGTTTCCAGACTCTTCTTTTATTTAACTCTGTCTGTGTTGGGCTGGCTACTGTAGACGTTTGGTCGGTCTGGCTGGTCCCCCTGGTGCCGGGAAAAGCACGTTAGCATATGAAGTTGTACGTCGTGTAAATAGGTTATGGCCTCAGAAAGCTGCTTCTTTTGATGCTGAGGTTATGCCGCCTGATGTCGCTACTGTGCTTCCTATGGATGGGTTCCACTTGTATCGTTCCCAGCTTGATGCCATGGAGGTTTGagctttattttgttttttaacatttatctctctctttcttgctCGAAggtttttttataaacaatttttGTTTCTCCCTCTGTAGGATCCTAAAGAAGCTCACGCGAGAAGAGGAGGTGAGATCTGTTTTCATCTTTTACGTTAGAtttcaaaatgtttatatttaacCCTTTGATCCCATTAAACAACCAGCTCCTTGGACTTTTAATCCTGCACTATTACTCAACTGTTTAAAGAAGCTGAGAAACGAGGTGAAGAGTTAAATCACAATATTTAGAATCTTGGTGTTGGCATTAGACTCTGATAAGTTTTTCAAACTGTCCAGGGCTCAGTTTATGTGCCATCATTCGATCATGGAGTTGGAGATCCAGTTGAAGATGATATCTTTGTTAGCCTCCAGTAAGTAGTAGTCAGTAGCTT
The Raphanus sativus cultivar WK10039 chromosome 1, ASM80110v3, whole genome shotgun sequence DNA segment above includes these coding regions:
- the LOC108811617 gene encoding putative uridine kinase C227.14; the protein is MMIHSSMEVSSFSTVPPRFCYSSSSLPTETSRFGGVKVHLRDQSLVPARLSIRTRRRRTPSNLVSCSQKRDVTIVDGSCMDEIYDKLAERLVPTSAAMFSPNVKRLVGLAGPPGAGKSTLAYEVVRRVNRLWPQKAASFDAEVMPPDVATVLPMDGFHLYRSQLDAMEDPKEAHARRGAPWTFNPALLLNCLKKLRNEGSVYVPSFDHGVGDPVEDDIFVSLQHKVVIVEGNYLLLEEGSWKDISDMFDEKWFIDVNLDTAMQRVEARHISTGKPPDVAKWRIDYNDRPNAELIMKSKTNADVLIRSISF